The following are encoded together in the Budorcas taxicolor isolate Tak-1 chromosome 4, Takin1.1, whole genome shotgun sequence genome:
- the IFRD1 gene encoding interferon-related developmental regulator 1, with translation MPKNKKRNTPHRGGSGGGGSGAAAATAATAGGQHRNVQPFSDEDASIETMSHCSGYSDPSSFAEDGPEVLDEEGTQEDLEYKLKGFIDLTLDKSAKTRQAALEGIKNALASKMLYEFILERRMTLTDSIERCLKKGKGDEQRAAAALASVLCIQLGPGIESEEVLKTLGPILKKIICDGTASIQARQTCATCFGVCCFIATDDITELYSTLQCLENIFTKSYLKEKDTSVICSTPNTALHISSLLAWTLLLTICPINEVKKKLEVHFHKLPSLLSSDDVNMRIAAGESLALLFELARGMESDFFYEDMESLTQILRTLATDGNKHRAKVDKRKQRSVFRDILRAVEERDFPTETVKFGPERMYIDCWVKKHTYDTFKEILGSGMQYHLQSNEFLRNVFELGPPVMLDAAALKTMKISRFERHLYNSAAFKARTKARSKCRDKRADVGEFF, from the exons ATGCCGAAGAATAAGAAGCGGAACACTCCCCACCGCGGTGGCAGTGGTGGCGGCGGCTCAGGGGCAGCTGCAGCGACGGCGGCGACAGCAG GTGGCCAGCATCGAAATGTTCAACCTTTTAGTGATGAGGATGCATCGATTGAAACAATGAGCCATTGCAGTGGTTACAGCGATCCTTCCAGTTTTGCTGAAGATG GGCCAGAAGTCCTTGATGAGGAAGGAACTCAAGAAGACTTAGAGTACAAGTTGAAGGGATTCATTGACCTGACCCTGGATAAGAG tgcAAAAACAAGGCAGGCAGCCCTTGAAGGTATTAAAAATGCACTGGCTTCAAAGATGCTCTATGAATTTATCCTGGAAAGAAGAATGACTTTAACTGATAGCATTGAGCGCTGCCTGAAAAAAG GTAAAGGTGATGAGCAGCGAGCAGCTGCAGCATTAGCGTCTGTTCTGTGCATTCAGCTGGGCCCTGGAATCGAAAGTGAAGAGGTTTTAAAGACTCTTGgaccaatcctgaagaaaataatttgtgATGGAACAGCTAGTATCCAGGCCAGGCAAACA tgTGCAACTTGCTTTGGTGTTTGCTGTTTTATTGCCACAGATGACATTACT GAGCTGTATTCAACTCTGCAGTGTTTGGAAAATATCTTCACCAAGTCCTATCTCAAAGAGAAAGACACTAGTGTTATCTGTAGCACCCCTAATACAGCACTTCATATCAGCTCGCTTCTGGCATGGACATTATTACTGACCATATGCCCAATCAATGAAGTGAAGAAAAAGCTTGAGGT GCATTTCCATAAACTTCCAAGTCTCCTTTCTTCTGATGATGTGAACATGAGAATAGCTGCTGGTGAATCTTTGGCACTTCTGTTTGAATTGGCCAGAGGAATGGAGAGT GACTTTTTTTATGAAGACATGGAGTCTTTAACTCAGATACTTAGGACTTTGGCTACAGATGGAAATAAGCACCGGGCCAAGGTAGACAAGAGGAAGCAGCGGTCAGTGTTCAGAGACATCCTGAGGGCGGTGGAG GAACGGGACTTTCCAACAGAAACCGTTAAATTTGGTCCTGAAAGGATGTATattgattgctgggtcaaaaaACATACATATGACACCTTTAAGGAGATTCTCGGATCAGGAATGCAGTACCACTTACAG TCGAATGAATTTCTTCGCAATGTATTTGAACTTGGACCCCCAGTGATGCTTGATGCTGCTGCATTGAAGACAATGAAGATTTCTCGATTTGAAAGG cATTTATATAATTCTGCAGCCTTCAAAGCTCGAACAAAAGCTCGAAGCAAATGTCGTGATAAAAGAGCAGATGTTGGAGAATTCTTCTAG